The Arabidopsis thaliana chromosome 5, partial sequence genomic interval TAGCGGAATCATAGAATATCAGGACACGGCCTATATCTTGGTTGTGTGACGTTGCATTCCAAGAAGTGTagttagaagaaacaagagagtTGTTGTTGATTCCTACATGGGATTTGACATCGAGAGGATCCCATTCTGGATTAGTAAATGTGTCGAACTCGACATAAACAAGTGGGAAAGCAGAAGACTGATTATTGGTTCCATTGAATAGACCCAAGAAACCACCAGCTGAGTTGGGAGGCAATTGGATTCTCGCTGGAGCTAGAAAGAAAGCAAACCCATGACCGTAATTACCATACCCAACATTACGGGTATCAATTCTGAAGGAGAAACGCGTACTAAAATCCGAAGGCTTACTGGTACCTGGATTCCATAAAGGAACCTGCTTACCATAAGTAGCCCAACCGGCACGGCATGTGTAGTCAATGTTGGTAAGCTCAACAGCCCCATTTGCTCTTGCATCTCCTTGGTATGCTATTTCAGAAACATCTGATCCAAAACGAGATATGTTAAATTGAACTGAACAGACAAAAGggagaaccaaaacaaaggaaaataaCAGAATTGAGTTGGCCATTTGCAGGCAGAAACAACAATTAGCTCAAGAGACAAAATTGGTGCAACTGATATGTATATTTATCAGCAAGTCAATGACTAAACCTTGATTATAAGAATGAAATCATTTGAGAGCGTGATCCAAGCTATCACAggaattaaattttttgataaacaacCATAAAAGTCACCATATAGTTGACCCTAAGAGTAAACAGATCATATCTCTGTATTGATTGCTTATAACAGATTAGAAAAATGAGGAAGACATGTTTGATACTCATCCTAAATTGTAAGACAGCTTATGATAATCACAAAGGAACTCAAGTATATCAAAGAGAAGACTTATTTTTTCCTCAAGCCAATGGGTGAACAAGCAGAGTCAAACTTTATAGActtcaaaaataagaaatcacAATCAAAAAGTCCATGTAACACTGATATTTTCCACAGAACAAGTTTATTCACAACCACGATTAGTTATTTGAACATGACATGATTAATCATCAACACAGATGAACCAAACTCAAGAACATGTCAATGCACAGTAAAAAAGGTCAAAAGATCTGTTCTTTTAAGAAATCGATTAAAAACATACACATCAAGAGACCATTATAAGCGAATATACTTCCATCAAGTCAATGCCAAACCTAGgattagaaaaataagataGCCAGCTCAACCTCAGATAAAACTAATTAGCATCAACCTTAAAAGTAGTCAACTAAGTCTATCTGTTATCATGAGAGGAATGTGATAAACAATTGTATATGATCTTATCCTACGTGCAAGAACAAACCcagatacaaaaacaaaattatctttGAAAACGATGTGAaatcattaagaaaaaagtaggaacttatttaaatatttgtaaccCTGGATCATGGCCattcagaaaacaataaaCTTTCTATGACTTATCCAGTTATCTTCATTTTCGTCGAACACTTGGTGAGCATGTCCTTAAACCAACCCAACGAACTACCTGAAAAATCTCCAAGCCCGGttcaaaaaaaactcagaatGATAGAATTTATGATTTGACAAAATTATCCTTTAGCATTAACGAAACGCAAGTTtctattattatcattttcgTCCCTCAAGTTTCCCTTAAGTCACATTATTGCCCCATCTGGCTTCCCTCAGATTCACTTCCACTACCGCCgcttctcattctctttctcGTCAATCTCAATCAATGGCTTCTGAAGATACTCTCTCCTCGAATCCTCTATTGCAGAATTTTGACTTCCCTCCGTTTGACTCCGTTGATGCTCACCATGTCAGACCTGGGATTCGTGCTCTGTTGCAGCAGCTCGTacgtttctctttctttatcatCCCGatcattgttgtttttcttcttcttctattggACTTGTGTATTGTTTCTATGATCCTATGAACAGATTAGTAAAATGTTGCATATATTAGCTATTGCCATTTGTGTGAAACGATTTTTTCTTCCAGGAAGCTGAATTGGAGCAGCTAGAAAAAGCTGTAGAGCCTTCATGGCCAAAACTAGTGGAGCCATTAGAGAAGATTATTGATCGGTTATCTGTTGTTTGGGGAATGATCAATCATCTTAAGGCTGTCAAGGACACACCTGAGCTTCGTGCTGCCATTGAAGAAGTTCAGgtagatttttatttgtattgccAAGTTTTTCTCTGCTCATGACTGGtttaattcaaattcaaatctaCTTATTGGTGTCGACATTTGTTTGATTGTCATCAAACATGTACATCACTGTTAAATTGATATTCATGAAAATTATGGATTCAGTCAAAGGGAGCtctaagtttttgtttgtttattcagTGGATTAGGAttcgttttcttgttttcctAACAATACTTTCATCTACACTCTACAGCCGGAGAAGGTGAAGTTCCAGCTCAGGTTGGGACAGAGCAAACCCATTTACAATGCATTTAAGGCTATTCGAGAATCTCCAGACTGGAATTCATTGAGCGAAGCTCGTCAACGATTAGTTGAAGGCAAGTAATTATAATCGGAGCATAAGAAGGAACACAATTTGTTCTTTCCtttccagtttttttttgtataagagGAAtcgttttatattttcaatgcTCAGAGATATGTGCTAATATAGTTTCCATGTGTTTTCAGCCCAAATAAAGGAGGCGGTTCTGAGTGGTATTGCTCTTGAAGATGATAAGAGGGaagaatttaacaaaattgaacAGGTTTATTCTATAACTCTTGACGAATAAATGTCAGCTCCATGAGTCCACACGCATTACTTCTGTGTAATTAGTAATATGATCTGCTTACTTGATTTGCCCTTGTCCACTATAGGAACTTGAAAAACTTTCTCATAAGTTTTCTGAGAATGTTTTGGACGCTACAAAGAAGTTTGAAAAGTTGATAACAGACAAGAAAGAGATTGAGGGGTTGCCACCATCTGCACTTGGATTGTTCGCACAAGCAGCTGTTTCCAAGGTATAATATCTGAAAGATTTATAAAGTTTCATGTTGATTTACATTGGGTTTTTAAGTTGTTGATTCGTCTTAATATATATGACCCAAGGGCCATGAAACTGCAACTGCTGACACTGGACCATGGCTCATTACACTCGATGCTCCTAGTTATCTTCCCGTTATGCAACATGCCAAAAACCGAGCTCTGCGCGAGGAAGTCTACCGTGCTTACTTATCCCGTGCCTCTTCGGGTGATTTAGATAATACAGCAATTATCGACCAAATCTTGAAGCTTCGACTGGAAAAGGCTAAGCTTCTTGGTTACAGAAATTATGCTGAGGTATTATAGTCTACTAAGTCAACTTACTCTCCTTTACTCATGGGcttaaatttaatatcattcTCCTTGTCCAGGTAAGCATGGCCACGAAAATGGCTACTGTGGAGAAAGCAGATGAGCTACTAGAAAAGCTTCGCAGTGCTTCATGGGATCCGGCTGTTCAAGGTAACTTCTAGTGAGAAAAATACTTAAATCAACATATAGTTCTTTAACTAGTGAGCTGTTACTGCATTTCTCTATCCAATAAAGTATGTAACGGTTTCCCTCATAGCTTTTTTGTATCGGcctttcaaaccaaaatcatgattataattaattttacatgTGTTATGGACTTAGACATAGAAGACCTTAAGAGTTTTGCGAAGAACCAAGGTGCTGCAGAGGCTGACAGTTTGACTCACTGGGACATCACTTTCTGGAGTGAGAGGCTTCGTGAATCCAAATACGATATTAATGAGGTTCTCGTCCTTATTCTTTAGTTTGTGATACAATTGTATATTGTTTTACAATCCTTGCCGCTTATTGCTCACTGCTTGTAATTTTGTAGGAAGAACTGCGACCTTACTTCTCATTGCCAAAGGTTATGGATGCGTTATTCGGTCTAGCTAAGACACTATTTGGAATTGATGTTGTGCCAGCAGACGGTGTAGCGCCGGTAAAATCTGGAACTTAATATGTCGTGTTTCAGTATATGTCCATCATgctattatgttttttaacatgttatatattattgcCGTGAAGGTCTGGAACAGCGATGTTAGGTTCTACTGTGTCAAAGATTCTTCTGGAAATCCAACTGCTTATTTCTACTTTGATCCCTACTCTCGCCCTTCAGAAAAGAGAGACGGCGCTTGGATGGATGAAGTTTTTTCTCGTAGCCGAGTCATGGCCCAGAAGGGTTCCTCCGTTAGACTCCCTGTTGCTCAAATGGTCTGCAACCAAACTCCACCTGTTGGTGACAAGCCAAGCCTTATGACATTCCGTGAGgtaaaaaatatcttaaattcTATATTGATTGTGAAGGAAGTAAATGCCTGAGTATGTATGGTAGTTGGTAACAAACTATGAGTACACATGCCCCCAAATGTAGTTTTCCCTGCCCTAGAAGTTAAATTGGTACCTGAGAAAACTTACTTCATGtgtaattttattgatttattcgACTATTGTGGATTGGTATTCACTCATGGAACTTTACATATTGGTGGCGTGGAGGGCCATGCTATGACGAAATTTTACAATCTTTAGGAGTAGCACTAGATAGACCACTTCTCTTTTCGACCTATATGTAGCTTTCCATACTTGAAACTTTAGGTGCTTTTGGAGAACTCTTACATGCATGGTCAATGACTCATGATCCTTGTTCTTTATGACAATATTATTCTGATTTACAGGTAGAGACTGTGTTCCATGAATTTGGCCATGCTCTTCAGCATATGCTTACCAAAGAGGATGAGGGGCTAGTGGCTGGTATCCGGAATATCGAGTGGGATGCAGTTGAATTACCGTCACAGTTTATGGAGAACTGGTGCTACCACAGGTACTTGGGTTCAACTGCCTTGCCGAATTTAATTTACAAATGTTTGGGTCCCCGTGATTTTTGTCCTCTTACAAATACTTTTGCAGTGCTGCGTAGAGGCATTTACTAGTAAATTTATAATGAACATTATCTGAATGTGGTTTCAGGGATACCTTAATGAGCATTGCTAAGCATTATCAAACAGGAGAAACTCTTCCCGAGAATGTATACAAGAAGCTACTGGCTGCAAGAACATTCCGTGCAGGGTCCCTTAGTCTTCGCCAGGTCAGTACATTATATCAAACTGTAGATGTTCATATGTAGTACTAAGcaagattctcttcttcagcgGATTGTACACATTTCAGTAAATTTGGCTCTTGTTGTTCCAGTTGAAGTTTGCTACAGTTGATCTGGAGCTGCACACAAAATACATGCCAGGTGGGGCAGAGACCATCTACGAAGTTGATCAAAGGGTGTCCATAAAAACACAAGTGATCCCTCCACTTCCTGAAGATAGATTCCTCTGTAGCTTCAGTCATATATTTGCAGGTAACATCCTTAAACCCGTTTTGTTGTAACGCATCCGTAAACGTTAGTCATGTGCAGTTATCGTAGGTGCGTTTGATAGTTTGTTTCACTTGTTCACCTTCTCATGTCTTGTCAGGTGGTTATGCAGCTGGATACTACAGTTACAaggtaaaatatattcttttgtttctatataattCACCGATGCAGCAGTTCTATTCACGATGGTTCTCTGCTGGTCAAATATCTAAATACACTTTTGTGGACAACGTGCAGTGGGCGGAGGTTTTGTCTGCAGATGCGTTTTCAGCTTTTGAAGATGCTGGGTTGGATGACATTAAGGTATATGCTGCTAAACAAACTTACTGAAGCTTTGATTCGATTTTCCAGACTCTGAACATCTCTCTGTGTTGTGTGGGTTGCAAAACACAGGCTGTCAAAGAAACAGGACAGAGATTCAGAAACACTATACTTGCTCTGGGAGGAGGAAAAGCTCCTCTAAAAGTAAAATCTCTTCTCTGCCTTTTATACTATAGGTTCTGCATATCATAAATCCAAGTTGTTTGTTTCCAGAGCTTATAATGATCAAATGTAATGGTAAACTATTGAACAGGTGTTTGTGGAGTTCAGAGGACGAGAACCTTCCCCAGAGCCTCTGCTCAGACACAATGGACTCTTGGCTGCTTCTGCTTGAACTAATTATGTCCTTTGCTACTCTCACACTCAACTTTGGGTTTATTAATgtcattaaataaaattaaactttttccTTGCTTGTTTCCTGAGCATGCTTTCTTCAAGTGTTGTAGTAATCATCTCATAGAAGTGCAgctggtaaaaaaaaaaatggttcaTAAACGAAACGAACAgagataatatttttcttcgaACCATTTTCACATTCTCCACTACATTTTTCTTAGATCCTCTCGATCTTTTCTTACTAAGTCACTCTGTTCATGGTGTCACCAATAATCTAAAGAACCTTAATCTGAAAGAGGAAAAGGACAGAAAACTTCCACCTCTTTGCTCAACCTAGAAATTCACTAACTACCCTTTACATGTTTTCCTCTATCTACTGTTTCCCTAACActcaaaatcttttctttcGAGTTTCCCTTCCTTCCTTTCCCTTCCATTTACACAAAGGTTCCACCTCCACCCAAATTCTCCGATTCTAGTCTCCTGGAGTTGTTAAGCATATTTCAACGTACGGTCAACAATTATTACGGGGCTTCTTTTGCTTCCACAAATGGAGACTGCACACTATCCGCATCCGAATCACTTCCTGATGAACTCCCTGACTCTGAATCTGCATAGAGTCAAACACCGAAAACCGTTTAAACATTGGCAAAAGATAAACATTTAAATGAGAAATAGATGAAAGGGTAAGACTATATTACCACTAGAAGAAGAACTGCCACTCGAACTGAAGCTGCCAGAAGAACTAGAGCCACCACTAGCAGCGGCAGCTGTACCATCCCTTTCAATCTCCACTGATGGATAATCCTCAACTGGTATATCTTCTCCAATGTCTACATCCTCTTCTCCTGCTTCCCCTCCTTTCCTCCCTCTCTTCTCAGCACTTCCCATTTCTGTCACCGGAGGCTGATGATAATGACAAAGATCAGTACTAACCAATCAGAAACAAAGTGTGCATTTTGATAAATGGATCAGAAGTTTGCTTTACCATGTTTCTTGGTGGAGTTGACACATTCTGGATAAACCCTTGTCGCTTGATCTTGCTTGCCATCTTTCTGTAGTTGGTAACAAAACGATCAAGCTCCCACAAAGTCTCATTATCTAAAGCTTCAATATCCAACTCTATTTCGTCACCGTCTTGAGGCAAATCTCTTGTCCTCTTCCTAAGAATCTGAATCAACTGTCCAAGCTTCTCAGGAGGCAATTCTTGTAGATTCACGCCAAGCTTTCCCTTTTCATCCATTGTCATTTCCCGCTTGTTTGGATCCTTAGCCTTCGGTTTCGGTAACTTCCCTTTCCTTCCCTTATTCGTTTCACGCACTTCAAGTGATGCTTCCACTTGGTTAACCGGCTGGGGaggtggtgatggtggtggtggtggctgAACCggtgaaggaggaggagatgggTCACGTGTTATCTCAATTACTGGAGGAGGAGGCAATGTAGGTAGTAGCGGCTTCACTGAATCTAGCTTTTTAGCTATAGAAATCTGTTCAGGTCCTTTCCTTGCATTCTCCGCCACATTATTCTGATTCCACACTCTTTGATTATCCTCAGGTCCAGGACGAGACGATGATCCCATAACTTTCACCTCTTGAGCCTCGAATCTCTTCAATGTAGGGTTGAACCAAACGTCAAATTGACTCAGAAGCTTCTCAGCCATCAAATAAACATCTTGACCCTTTGGATTATACGACATCGCATTGGTGAAAGTCAACCTAACATCAGAAGCGAAATCAATCGGCGATCTATATAAACCTTTTTCCAGATTCATCTTCACCGTACCCAGATCCATAGGCTTGTCCACAATCCGATGATAGTCATGAAGCCCTAAACCTACCACATCAACAGGATTTAAAAAGACCCATGACCATTTATGCTTCATCAGCTTCACCAAGATCTGACCACATGTCGTCATCATACTCTTCAACACCTTCTCAGACATCAGATCCAAAGCCACATGACGCTTAAGGCTAGGCTCGTCCGTAGCAAACGGATTGCTTCGCTTCTGCCCATGcccaattttcttcttcttcgtcttcgtcttcttcactcCAACGTCATTCGTTTCACCAGCGAAGCTACGAGCTTGAGTAGTATAAACAGAGCCGCTCACGAACGTACCCGATTCGATCCGTTCTCTCAGGAACCGAACTTCCTCGAGCTCCGAATTGAGACGCTTCTTCAGCTCCCTGAGCTGATTCGAGGTGTACCCATCAAGATCAAAGGAAACGTAGTCTCCATAAGCTGACGAATCATCGAAATGCTTGCTCGAATTGTTCCCGTAAGCGGAGATTGagttagggttagggttagggttgaAAAGAGGATTATTGATATCACCGGAAAGAGGTTGGTTTGTGTATTTCCTCATAAAAACGGCGCCACATTGTCCCAGAAACAACGGTTCGTTTAGGTTAGCCAAAACCGCAGGTGCCATACAAAACTCGAAGGGCACAAGATCATTTCAGAGGGATATGATCTCTTTCTCCCTTCGCCGGAATCAGACCTTTGATCTGACCCTTGTATAATTTAGAAACGTTGAAGTGAGAAATTAACGCCACCGGAAAAACAATTCCGGCGAtcggaagaaaagaaagggaTTGTTGTTTGGAGAGGAGGACGAGGAAAAACAAGGTGAGGCATCGTCTCTTCTTAAAGGACATTGAAATCTGCCCGTTAAAACGCTTAGTGCTTCTCCTCACCGTTGATTCGAGATCTGACGGTTCAGATCTGTTTAATGACGTTGCCCGATCCATCTGCCCGAGTAATCTGACGTGGACGGCTCAGATTTCGTTAATTTATCCAGTGACCGTTCCATAGCCGTTGGTTCGTGCGTGCTTTATTTCTCTTAGcgattttcttaattaaacaaaatgtaGGCAAATTGGTAATTTCGGAGTCTGAACTGTTTCACATGGGCCCACagttatttttcctttttcttttcgacataattttttttttgagactTATTCTTAATATTCTCGCTTTCACTTTTGCTAGGTCAGCAGTTTCTTGAATAATCTGTCCATTTGTTAGATTAAATATTCCTATCTCATCATAAATTTAGAAATGCATCACAATTTAATTGATAGAGATACAAATTCATAATTCAAAGAACTTTATTCGAGACTAAACACCGGCGGTCAAACTCGCCGGAATTGAAGGGGTAGGACAGCCAAGAAACACCGatgtactttattttattttcttaaagccGGAGGAATTAGCCAACTGGGGCAACCGTCGAACCTTTCAAATGACGAAAATACCCTTTAAAAGAAATCATCAGTAAAGCATGAATCTGAACTGTGGAAATACCCCAGATTTCTCAAGGatctaatcttttttcttggcAAGCCCTTGATTCCTTGAACAAGATCAACAAGAACtttgaaggaagagagaggaaGGAGACTCgatccaagtttttttttttcaaaggaAGGAGGTGAGAGTGACTCAATTATTGAGAAAATAAGtgcaattttgtttatatacatttgACGAAGTTGGGTAAAATCTGGGCCGTCGGATCCTTGATTAAAAACACATATTATGAGGTGTCAGGTTGTATACTGGAAAAAGGAGGTCATAACcgtaaataataataaatgttgcGTCTATCCCCAAACACAACAACAGATGTGGGGACCATTTCCCTGATATATCGTGGGACCCACGACAGCTCACTTTTCTCTGTTGATTAATCTCTACCACAATCACACGCGCAGAAAAATTGCGTGCGTGTCACACTCTCTTTAGCTGACCTGGTTGTTTCTGTAGtttcaaaagtatatatatagatcatTCTAGAAGGAAATAAACAGTAATGAAATTTTTTCGGATTACAGTGTTTTAGAATTCAACAGAGAGAGAATGTTGTAAATCTCCCAAGAACAAGACATGACTCCCCAGAGGAATCACTCTCTTCCCGACATCATTCGCTACGCTTAGCTGCTTGCAAGGATCGATTACGAACACTGTTTCCATCATTTCATTGGAACGAACATGAACACGATCATAACCAATCAGCTGCTTCTCCGGAACACCAGATAAAACCGGTGGCATTTTCGAAAACAGCATCACAACATGACTACCGTCGATTTCTCCGGTATTGCTCACATGAACACGAACGTTAAACCGCAGAGATTCGCAAGAGTTAACAATCACATCATCGAGCTGTAAGTATCGAAGTTCTTCTCCATGTTGTAGTTGTTTCTTGTGAGAAGACTGTTGTGGAAGAAGTTCCGATAAGCTAAGTCTGATTGGTGCTGATAAGATCTTGTACTCGAATTTCGTGTAGCTTAAACCGGTCCCAAAACTGTAAACTTGAGGTCCGGTATAGAATCTGTACGTTCTTCCTGGATATCCACGAGATGAATTGGCTCTCATGTGCATATCCGACATTGCCACATCCGTGAATGACTCCGGATACCACGTTGTCGGTAATCTACCACCTACACTTGAAccgaaaccaaaaccatataCAACCAAAAAGCTTTAGTATTCAGTTTCTGCATTTCATAAACTGGGATGAACAGAAGATGCTTTGATTTGCGATAGGCTAACCTGGATTGAAGTCTCCAAATATGATTTCAGCGAGTGCTTGTCCACCAGTTTCACCTGGATAACCAATCCAGATAATGCTTCCGATTCTCGGGTCATTTTTAGCAAACGTTACATCCACTGGTCCTCCACCGGTTAGAACAAGAATCACCGGTTTTTTGCTCACAGCAGCAACATGAGACACAAGATCTTTCTGTTTACCAGGCAAAGAAAGACTAACTCGATCCTTATCCTCGGTTTCTTGAGAGAGATCTAATCCTGCAACTACTATGACAAAATCCGCTCCCTTGGCGATGGCCACAGCTTCTCCAAATCCGGTATCAGAATCACAAGACACGTCTGAGCAACCAGACGCATAAGATGTCTTCTTCACATACTCCAGAAGTTCCGTGAACAAAGTCTTTCGTTGACACGGCTTTCCTTTACAAATATGACATTTATAAACTGTTTCAGCGAGGAGAAAAATTTAGCCTGcttgaaaataacaagaagaTAGATAGTCCGAACCTGTATAAGTACCGCCCATATTGCTTATATTATTCGCCATTGGACCAACGATTGCTAATGAAGAAACATGGTTTTTGTTCAAAGGCAACAACTTGTGATCATTTTTCAGGAGCACGATACCCTGTCTTGTTGCTTCCAGTGCCAATTTTCTGTGGTCTGAGCTACAAATGTCATTTGATCCTAACTTTCCGTACTGTCCTCTTCTTGGATCACCATCAAAAAGTCCAAGACGAAGTTGAACAGCAAAGAGATTTAGCAGAGCTCGGTCTACTAGTTCTTCGCTCACCTTCCCCTGCTCAATCGCAGATTGTGTGTGCCGAAGCATGTATGTTCCACAATTTATATCCACCCCTATGAATTCACAATCTCAGATTTCATTTTAAGACAACCTATTTACAAGTTAACAAGTGTTAAAAGAACTCAAAAGGACCTGCTTTTATGGCATCAGCAACAGCTTCCTCAGGTGACTTGGTATATCCTTGGTACGCAAAAATAGTTGCCACAGCATCACAGTCTGATGTAATGTACCTGCACAGATACAAGAAAAAGACTCCCCGGTAAATCTTTCATTGGCCGAACCAAAgcatcacaaacaaaaatcaggtTTTTCTCTCCTTCCCTGTTGAAGATTCACTTACCCTTCAAATCCCCACTCAACTCGAGCTTTTTGTAATAAGTCTCCTTGCGCACAAGCAGGGACCCCATTAACTGCATTATATGAACACATCAAGCAGCTAGCTTTACCATCTCTTATACAAGTCTCAAATGGGGGCTGATATGTGTCTTCCATGTCCTGTTCTGTGACCTACTAATACAGAGTAAGCTAGACTCAGTGTTCGACACAGAACCATGGAGATAATGCAAAAGCCAGAAGCAATATAACTAGTTAAATTCTGTTTCATGAACACCAAAGAAAGGTGCATTCAATAAAGTCTATAGATTTAATTCTATTTTAGGTCAAACCTGATCCACTAAACCTGAGAGTTCTCAATTAAAATCCAATTGAAGTTGATACACAAGCTACACATAGTGAAGAAAAGAGTTCTTAGTCTTACCACAGCATTGAAGTCGTATCTAGTGAAATTCCCCCATTTTTCCAAATCATAGGCAGTGAAATGCTTACAACAAGCAGATAACATGAGCTTCCcatcagcatcatcatcatgacgatcatcatcaacatcatcactaaatcttcttttcaaaaccttccttttcttcttctcttgaaaCCCTCTAACGAACTCAACTCCATACTCGGAAACTACCTTCGGATCCTCACCAGGAGTCTCCTGTCCTCTTCCCCATCTCGGATCCCTAAACACATTTATATTCGGAGCCCAAAACGTCAACCCAGCTTGACCACCGTTGTACATAGCCCGACCTTCCACCGCAACAGCAGATCCAATCTCGTACCATAGCGTTCTATTGAAAGATGCAGCAGATACGATTACCTGAGGAAAACTAGTAGCGGCGGAGATCGAACCGTTGAAGGAAACTCCGGGACCGTTATCGGCGAGTCCGTGTAAAGACTCCGACCACCACTCGTACGGAGGAATACCGAGACGGGGTACTGAAGCAGCTGTGTTTGAGAGCTGACCTATCTTCTCTGGGAGCATGAGGAGGGAGACGAGAGAAATTGCTCGTTGTTTTATGGATAAAGAGACATTGCAGAAGGGATAAGAGCTAAAATGAGGAGGTTTACAAGGGAACTGTGGATGAGAATCGAGGTTTTTGAAGGTTTCAGCTATGGCGGAAGTGAAGAAGAGTAAGGAGATTAGAGTCAACTGAAGATTCATATTTTGGAGGAAAATAAATCTGTAGAGAAGAGTgaaaaaggaaactaaaaGGTATAGTTTTAAACCGAACTAAATAGACCggtaaaatctaaattaacAGTTGGACCGGTTGGTTCACTGCTGTTTCTTGTTACTTGTCATTTGACGGACGGTAGAGGGGCCAAATCATTATGGGCCTTTATCTAATCGatttatagtaattaattaagatcAGTGAACATTTATGAATTGGGGCTTTATCTAATCAAGGTCTACAATTTTTGTAGACTAATGCTTgaataattttacttttacaaaTGGGTGGGTTTCAAGTGTCTCTAGCtagttgacaaaagaaaacattaaattttattttaaaaaaattaaaaatgatagtattttaaaattgtatataaattttttattcacaaggatttaaaaatattaattgtaaataacaaaaattttaaaaccacCAAATTTTATGTATTGTAGTTATATTAAAAGTCAGAATTATTTACTTTGGTGTAAAACTCTCTAAAATAAATGAACCGAAAACTCAAAACCCAATATTGAAACTTAACTAACAAccccaaaattttcaaatatgcATCCATAGTGGCTTAGTCATGGTCACATAGCACATAATGGCTGAAGCTTATTCACGTGTTTCATCTTTTCTTATCCCTGCTTCTGCTTGCATGCATTCACCTTGAAAATTgtgtcatttttttcttatggttgttactttattttatttactaaacCTTTGTCAACCCAACTGTTGATCCCTGGTTTTAGTTAAACCAACAATTATTAGGATAAACacatactttttaaaaaaagtcaatggGTATCCAAGAATGATTAGtttagaaatttaaatatatgaaattttgttaattttcaatttaaat includes:
- a CDS encoding Glycosyl hydrolase family protein (Glycosyl hydrolase family protein; FUNCTIONS IN: xylan 1,4-beta-xylosidase activity, hydrolase activity, hydrolyzing O-glycosyl compounds; INVOLVED IN: carbohydrate metabolic process; LOCATED IN: plasma membrane, vacuole; EXPRESSED IN: 24 plant structures; EXPRESSED DURING: 13 growth stages; CONTAINS InterPro DOMAIN/s: Glycoside hydrolase, family 3, N-terminal (InterPro:IPR001764), Glycoside hydrolase, family 3, C-terminal (InterPro:IPR002772), Glycoside hydrolase, catalytic core (InterPro:IPR017853); BEST Arabidopsis thaliana protein match is: Glycosyl hydrolase family protein (TAIR:AT1G78060.1); Has 1807 Blast hits to 1807 proteins in 277 species: Archae - 0; Bacteria - 0; Metazoa - 736; Fungi - 347; Plants - 385; Viruses - 0; Other Eukaryotes - 339 (source: NCBI BLink).), encoding MNLQLTLISLLFFTSAIAETFKNLDSHPQFPCKPPHFSSYPFCNVSLSIKQRAISLVSLLMLPEKIGQLSNTAASVPRLGIPPYEWWSESLHGLADNGPGVSFNGSISAATSFPQVIVSAASFNRTLWYEIGSAVAVEGRAMYNGGQAGLTFWAPNINVFRDPRWGRGQETPGEDPKVVSEYGVEFVRGFQEKKKRKVLKRRFSDDVDDDRHDDDADGKLMLSACCKHFTAYDLEKWGNFTRYDFNAVVTEQDMEDTYQPPFETCIRDGKASCLMCSYNAVNGVPACAQGDLLQKARVEWGFEGYITSDCDAVATIFAYQGYTKSPEEAVADAIKAGVDINCGTYMLRHTQSAIEQGKVSEELVDRALLNLFAVQLRLGLFDGDPRRGQYGKLGSNDICSSDHRKLALEATRQGIVLLKNDHKLLPLNKNHVSSLAIVGPMANNISNMGGTYTGKPCQRKTLFTELLEYVKKTSYASGCSDVSCDSDTGFGEAVAIAKGADFVIVVAGLDLSQETEDKDRVSLSLPGKQKDLVSHVAAVSKKPVILVLTGGGPVDVTFAKNDPRIGSIIWIGYPGETGGQALAEIIFGDFNPGGRLPTTWYPESFTDVAMSDMHMRANSSRGYPGRTYRFYTGPQVYSFGTGLSYTKFEYKILSAPIRLSLSELLPQQSSHKKQLQHGEELRYLQLDDVIVNSCESLRFNVRVHVSNTGEIDGSHVVMLFSKMPPVLSGVPEKQLIGYDRVHVRSNEMMETVFVIDPCKQLSVANDVGKRVIPLGSHVLFLGDLQHSLSVEF